In Labrus bergylta chromosome 1, fLabBer1.1, whole genome shotgun sequence, one genomic interval encodes:
- the ttyh3b gene encoding protein tweety homolog 3, whose protein sequence is MAAVVNYSPPWWVNLLHRLPHFNIEFQVVSSDFRPEDSEYQKSILLLGAVAVLCLGLDLLFLLFYSFWLCCRRRKSEDSSHSHSHSQQPSADCCCTAWCVIIATLVCSAGIAVGFYGNGESSDGANRLAYSLRHANRTVSGVEKLVTDSALALNQTVEENLVELETAFQEQTDYVSIVQKLQGQLDELVKLMRDIPFWSNTDISLEDLARKTEAFDFYRWLGYLSLLLFDVLICLLVLFGLIRNSRGTLIGVCLLGVLTLIISWGSLGLELAVAASASDFCVSPDTYITRVTKENAVINQDILQYYLRCSSGQINPFQQRLSGSHKALVEMQDDVAELLRSAARDYANTKGSLEQIQSVLNSTEVGLHQLTALVDCRSLHMDYVQALTGLCYDGVEGVIYLVLFSFVTALMFSSIVCSVPHTWPGKRTDEEDGEDESGASRGGVHDNLYRVHMPSLYSCGSSYGSEASLPATAHTVSNAPVTEYMSQNANFQNPRCENTPLIGRESPPPSYTSSMRAKYLATNRPDQNRRSVPNDQLDPASRPHPTARPQSSVH, encoded by the exons ATGGCGGCCGTAGTGAACTACTCCCCGCCTTGGTGGGTGAATCTGCTCCATCGGTTGCCTCATTTCAACATTGAATTCCAGGTCGTGAGCAGTGATTTCAGACCAGAAGACTCTGAGTATCAGAAG TCCATTTTGCTGCTGGGTGCTGTGGCTGTGCTGTGTCTGGGATTggacctcctcttcctcctcttctactCTTTCTGGCTTTGCTGCCGGCGACGCAAGAGTGAAGACTCTTCGCATTCCCATTCGCACTCCCAGCAGCCCAGTGCCGACTGCTGCTGCACCGCCTGGTGTGTTATCATTGCCACGCTCGTCTGCAG TGCTGGTATTGCTGTGGGATTCTATGGAAACGGGGAGTCAAGTGATGGAGCCAATCGTTTGGCGTACTCCCTCCGTCATGCCAACCGCACAGTATCTGGGGTGGAGAAACTG GTGACAGACAGCGCCCTAGCCTTAAACCAGACAGTGGAGGAGAACCTGGTCGAGTTAGAAACAGCCTTCCAGGAGCAGACAGATTATGTTTCTATAGTCCAAAAGCTGCAGGGACAGCTGGACGAGCTGGTGAAGCTGATGAGGGATATCCCCTTCTGGTCCAATACTGACATCTCACTGGAGGACCTGGCTCGCAAGACGGAGGCTTTTGATTTTTACAG GTGGTTGGGGTATCTTAGCCTGCTGCTGTTTGATGTCCTTATTTGCCTTCTGGTGCTGTTCGGCCTGATACGCAACTCTAGAGGCACTCTGATTGG AGTGTGTCTGCTTGGGGTTTTGACTCTGATAATCAGCTGGGGGTCTCTGGGCCTGGAACTGGCTGTCGCTGCT TCAGCCAGCGACTTCTGTGTTTCCCCGGATACCTACATCACCAGGGTTACCAAGGAAAATGCTGTCATCAACCAAG ATATCCTGCAGTATTATCTGAGGTGCAGCTCTGGCCAAATTAACCCATTCCAGCAG AGGCTGTCAGGGAGTCACAAAGCATTGGTAGAGATGCAGGATGATGTGGCAGAGCTACTGAGATCAGCAGCACGTGATTATGCCAACACCAAG GGGAGTCTTGAGCAAATCCAGTCTGTGCTCAATTCCACTGAGGTCGGCCTTCACCAGCTGACCGCTTTGGTGGACTGTCGCAGCCTACACATG GACTACGTCCAGGCTCTGACCGGGCTCTGTTATGATGGTGTGGAAGGTGTCATCTACCTGgttctcttctcttttgtcaCTGCTCTGATGTTCTCCTCCATTGTGTGCAGCGTGCCACACACCTGGCCTGGCAAGag GACGGATGAGGAAGACGGAGAGGACGAGTCGGGTGCCTCACGGGGCGGTGTGCACGATAACCTGTACCGTGTTCACATGCCCAGTCTCTACAGCTGTGGCTCCAGCTACGGTAGTGAAGCTAGCCTGCCCGCTACAGCCCACACTGTCAGCAATGCCCCCGTCACTGAATACAT GAGCCAGAACGCAAACTTTCAGAACCCTCGGTGTGAGAACACCCCCCTGATTGGCAGGGAGTCCCCTCCACCCTCT TACACCTCTAGTATGAGGGCAAAGTACCTGGCAACCAACCGACCAGACCAGAACCGACGCTCTGTACCCAACGACCAACTGGACCCTGCCAGCCGACCTCACCCCACTGCCCGTCCACAGTCCTCAGTCCACTAG